GAGCCGACATCACCATCGGTGCCCTACGTGTGGACCGTAACGAAGCGAAAGAGTTCGGCGTGATCCAGGCCGACCTTGACCACCGCGTGATCGGGTTCCAAGAAAAACCGACCGACCCCATTCCCACGCCCGATGACCCCGAAGTCTATATGGCTTCGATGGGGATCTATATTTTCAACGCCCGCTTCCTGTACGAACAGCTTTGCAACGACGCGACCAACGAAGCCAGCGACCACGACTTTGGCAAGAACATCATTCCCGGCGCGATCGAGAACTTCAGCGTCTATGCGTTCCCGTTCTTGGACGAAAACCGAAAACGCGACGCCTACTGGCGTGACGTTGGCACGATCGATGCCTACTTCGAAGCCACGATGGATCTGATCGGTGTCGATCCGCAACTGAACCTGTACGACGAGCATTGGCCGATCCGTGCGTTTCAGCCGATGTTGCCACCGCCCAAATTTGTGTTCGGCAGCGAAGGCGGACCTGCGACGCGACGCGGCGAAGCACTCGATTCACTCGTATGCCAAGGTGCGATCATTTCCGGCGGCAGTGTCGCTCGAAGCGTGATCGGACCGAACGTGCGAATCAACAGCTACTCGCTTGTCGAAGACTGCATCTTGTTCGATGAAGTCGTCGTCGGGCGCCGTTGTCGATTGAAGCGTGTGATCGTGGACAAGGGAGTCTGTATCCCCGCGGAAACCGAAATCGGATATGATCCCGAAGCCGACCGGGCTCGAGGTTTCACGGTTACCGAGAGCGGGCTGGTGGTGATCTCGCGAGGCGACGAATTGTCGTTCGCACCCGATCATGCCCACGCATAAGACTCGGCCGATTCCAGAAATGTAGCGTGGACTGCAGACACTTTTTTCAAAAATGACGCGGGCCGGAGCGCCGCGTTCCTACGATTTGAAGACGCCCATGCCGTTCGCCATCAATTCTCCTCTGCTCGTGGGCATCGCCCTGGGCATGATCGTCTTGGCCGTCGGCGCCGCGATCGGCTATCGCATCGGGCGGCGTCGGCAATCCGGTGACGGTCATCAGATGACCGCGGAAGAGCGACAAAAGATGCTGCAACTGCTGCAAGAACTGGGTGCCTGGACCCACGAGTACTCGGGCAATGTGTCGGAATACCAAGACCAACTTGGTCGGCTCAGCGCCGCGGTCGAAAAGGGCGGTGTCACGTCTCCGTCGGAAGTCCGAGTTTTCACCGTGCTTCAGCAGATCATGGAGAGCAACGAGCACCTCAAGTCGCGTTTGGATGAAGCCGAAGAGCGACTTGAAAAACAGACTCGCCAAATCGCGTGCTATTTGACCGAAGCGCGAACCGACGGTCTCACGGGGCTGTTCAATCGCCGCGCCCTCGATCAACGCCTCGACGAATTGATGACCGGCTATCGTGCCGGCGGCCGATCGTTTGTCATCGCGCTAATCGACATCGACAAGTTCAAGGCCATCAACGATGCGCACGGGCACCCCGGCGGCGATCAAGTGCTAAAACAATTGGCGTCGCTGATGAGGACCCAACTGGATGGCGCGATCATGGTCGCCCGATTTGGCGGCGAAGAGTTCGCGGCCATCTTGGACGGACCTTTGAAGGTGGCCGCCGATCGCATGAATGATTTGCGGAAAACGGTCGCTGGGTACGAAATGCTGGCGGGCTCCAAAACCATCGATGTGACGATCAGCGTCGGACTGAGCGAGCCGCGTGAAGACACCATCGTTGCCCCCGTGCTGCGCCGCGCCGACGAAGCGCTTTACACCGCCAAAAACATCGGCCGCAATCGAGTCTATTACCACGACGGCCGCGATTCGATCTTGGTCGGAGCACCCGAAGTGGCGAAGCAATAGAGCCGCATTCTCGACCGACGGCTGCCAAGGCAGGAACCGGCAACGCGCCGCGCCGCTATAAATACCAGCGATCAGCCGGCCGACGCCCTTTGAACTCAAAGACTCACTCTCACAAACCACTAGCGTCTCCAGAGCATCCGAACAAAGACTTCCGCCATGAGCAACACGACGAGCGCCAGCAATACAAGTTTGAACAACAGGATCGATGAACAAGCCTTGTTGTTCGGGCACCCAACCGGGCTTTACACGCTATTTTTCGCCGAGATGTGGGAACGGTTTTCGTACTATGGCATGCGAGCCCTTTTGATCTTTTACATGATCAAGGGATTCCTCGGCTACGGCGACCAGCAGGCTTACACCGTCTACGGTGCCTACACGGCGCTGGTCTACATGACTCCGTTCATCGGTGGAATGCTGGCCGACCGGATCCTTGGAAAACGGATTTGCGTGGTCATCGGAGGCCTGCTGATGGCGGCCGGCCACTTGCTGATGACGATCGAATCGGAATGGCCCTTCTTCTTTGCTCTCGCGTTATTGATTTGCGGCAATGGTTTCTTCAAGCCCAACATTTCGACCACGGTCGGATCGCTGTATCGCAACGGAGATCCGCGACGCGACGATGGTTTCAATATCTTCTATACGGGGATCAACCTGGGTGCATCGATCAGCCCGCTGTTGTGCGGATACGTCGGCGAAACCTACGGTTGGCACTACGGATTTGGCTTGGCCACGATCGGAATGCTGATCGGGTTGGCGGTGTTTGTGATGCCCAATCTGATCACGTCAGTCTTGATCTTCGCCGGTGCGTTGGCATCCGCGGCTGGCTTGTTGCTGTTCCGACCCGACAACGTCTGGGCAATTTCGATCAACATCTTTGTTGCGTTCTGTTTGATGACCGCCGCGGTGATCGCGTGCAAGGCGTTGTCGCGTGGCGGACTGCCCGCGTGGGCCGGCGGACGCCCCGAAGGCGTGACCGGACGAAACGATTGGAAGATCTATCTGGGCATTGCGATCGCTGTTCCCGTCTTTGCGATGTTGGTATCCGGATTCTCGCCGTTCACCCAACCCGTCGGCATCGCCGAAACCAAAGCGGAACAATTGAACAGCCGAGTCGAGCTGCTGAAAAAATTCGATGTCCAGCCGGACATCATCACCGAAGTGGAAAAGATCGGCATCGATGGTGAACCGAAGCTCCGCGGAAAGTCCTTTCAATTTCTGGATGCCGAATGGATCGATAGCATCAGCGCGAAGGGCGGCTTGGGCGCAATCGCGGGAGTGTTTTTGGCCGAAGTCAGCAAGCCAGCCGGTCTTGTTCTAACGCTTCTTGGCATCCTGGCGTTCGGTTACTTGATTCGCGAAACGGTTCGACTTGAAAAGATCGCTCGCCAGCGAATGACCGCGGCTTTGATTTTGATTTTCTTTCAGATGCTGTTCTTTGCCTTCTTCGAACAGGCCGGCAGCAGCGTTAACAACTTTACCGACCGCAATATCGACCGAGTCGACGAGGTCGATGTGGTGACGCCCGACATCGTCGGCCAAACAATTCGGTTGCAGCCGACCCAAGCCCAGTTGGGCTACACGCGTGGCGATGAAGTGTTCACGCTGTCGGATCTGGATGGACTTCGCAAATACGTTCAACCGACGCAAAAAACCGACTTTGAAATCAGTTGGAACGTGACTGAGGACAACATCGGAATGGGAATCGCAAGACGCATCGACGAGCTTCCCGCTTCGATATTCCAATCCTTCAATGCCGTTTTCATTTTGATCTTTGCATTGGTATTTAACTGGATTTGGTCAACGCTGCGGAATAGAAAACTTGACCCCAGCGCGCCGGTGAAATTTGCTCTCGGTCTGATTCAATTGGGGCTCGGTTTCGGCGCGTTCTATTTGGGCGCCCAATCGTGCAACGAACAGGGAATGGTAACCATCGCGTGGCTGACCCTCGGAATCTTGTTGCAAACCACGGGTGAACTATGCCTGTCGCCCGTCGGATTGTCGACGATGACGAAACTGAGTCCGAAGGTCCTGGTCAGCACGTTGATGGGAGCATGGTTTCTGGCCACGGCATTCAGCCAATACTTGGCCGCGATCATCTCGCAATTCACCAGTGTTGGCGGGCACGGCGGCGGTTCAGAAGGCGATTTTCCATCGCCGCTTGAAACGGTCAATGTGTACGGCGATGTGTTCAAGCAGATTGCTTTCACGGCAATCGCCAGCGGCGTTGTATGCCTGCTGCTAGCCCCATTGCTGACCAAGTGGATGCATACGGATTCTGTTGAACCGGCCGAGTAATGGTGCGGCCCGTATCGTTGCCCGGACTGCTCATTACCCCGGAATGCGTTGTGCCGGACGACTAGAACTAAAACTGCCAAGCCGCGCGGATTCCGACCGCGTCGGTCAGGTCAATTTCAATGTCTTGACGGTCGTATTCGATGCTGCGACCGAATGTGTAATGCGTTTCAACGGCGAAGCCGCGATTGCCGGCGCCGATGACTTCGTAGCCGCCCAGAATTTCAAAGCCGCGAACAGTCAATTCGTCCGACTCCCCGCTGTCGCGTTTGACAGCCCACGTGTTGCCGCCGATTCGGGCACCGACGAACGCCCATCCCTCGGCCTGTCCACCGTTCTTCCACATGCGGCGGGCGATGCGGGGACGCGGCATCGTAAAATCAAACTTCCACCAAGGCGTCGGCTGATAGACCACCCCGAACGCTGGCAGCAAACTGAAGTCGTTGCGATCGAAGTACACGACTCCCGCCGAAACGGTCCACTCTGGACACGGTTTCCAATTCAGGAGCGCCAGACCGAAAAGTCGAAATGCGTTATCCGAAGTTTGGAAGTCGCTGCGAATCGACGGGGAAACGATCAAGGTGGTCGAGAAAACTTCGGACCATTTTTTCTGATTCAATAGGGTC
The sequence above is a segment of the Rubripirellula tenax genome. Coding sequences within it:
- the glgC gene encoding glucose-1-phosphate adenylyltransferase, yielding MRDTLTVILAGGRGSRLEPLTRDRAKPAVPFGGLYRIIDFVLSNCLNSGMRKILLLTQYKAQSLDRHIHLAWRSYFCRELGEFIDVVPPQQRFADNWYVGTADAVYQNIYAIEREQPRDVVILGGDHIYKMNYGPMLEFHRRMGADITIGALRVDRNEAKEFGVIQADLDHRVIGFQEKPTDPIPTPDDPEVYMASMGIYIFNARFLYEQLCNDATNEASDHDFGKNIIPGAIENFSVYAFPFLDENRKRDAYWRDVGTIDAYFEATMDLIGVDPQLNLYDEHWPIRAFQPMLPPPKFVFGSEGGPATRRGEALDSLVCQGAIISGGSVARSVIGPNVRINSYSLVEDCILFDEVVVGRRCRLKRVIVDKGVCIPAETEIGYDPEADRARGFTVTESGLVVISRGDELSFAPDHAHA
- a CDS encoding GGDEF domain-containing protein gives rise to the protein MPFAINSPLLVGIALGMIVLAVGAAIGYRIGRRRQSGDGHQMTAEERQKMLQLLQELGAWTHEYSGNVSEYQDQLGRLSAAVEKGGVTSPSEVRVFTVLQQIMESNEHLKSRLDEAEERLEKQTRQIACYLTEARTDGLTGLFNRRALDQRLDELMTGYRAGGRSFVIALIDIDKFKAINDAHGHPGGDQVLKQLASLMRTQLDGAIMVARFGGEEFAAILDGPLKVAADRMNDLRKTVAGYEMLAGSKTIDVTISVGLSEPREDTIVAPVLRRADEALYTAKNIGRNRVYYHDGRDSILVGAPEVAKQ
- a CDS encoding peptide MFS transporter, which encodes MSNTTSASNTSLNNRIDEQALLFGHPTGLYTLFFAEMWERFSYYGMRALLIFYMIKGFLGYGDQQAYTVYGAYTALVYMTPFIGGMLADRILGKRICVVIGGLLMAAGHLLMTIESEWPFFFALALLICGNGFFKPNISTTVGSLYRNGDPRRDDGFNIFYTGINLGASISPLLCGYVGETYGWHYGFGLATIGMLIGLAVFVMPNLITSVLIFAGALASAAGLLLFRPDNVWAISINIFVAFCLMTAAVIACKALSRGGLPAWAGGRPEGVTGRNDWKIYLGIAIAVPVFAMLVSGFSPFTQPVGIAETKAEQLNSRVELLKKFDVQPDIITEVEKIGIDGEPKLRGKSFQFLDAEWIDSISAKGGLGAIAGVFLAEVSKPAGLVLTLLGILAFGYLIRETVRLEKIARQRMTAALILIFFQMLFFAFFEQAGSSVNNFTDRNIDRVDEVDVVTPDIVGQTIRLQPTQAQLGYTRGDEVFTLSDLDGLRKYVQPTQKTDFEISWNVTEDNIGMGIARRIDELPASIFQSFNAVFILIFALVFNWIWSTLRNRKLDPSAPVKFALGLIQLGLGFGAFYLGAQSCNEQGMVTIAWLTLGILLQTTGELCLSPVGLSTMTKLSPKVLVSTLMGAWFLATAFSQYLAAIISQFTSVGGHGGGSEGDFPSPLETVNVYGDVFKQIAFTAIASGVVCLLLAPLLTKWMHTDSVEPAE
- a CDS encoding TonB-dependent receptor, with the translated sequence MSQSIIRAVAIAVGVTSFVMATGRAFGQTGASATPLFQSGDVLELNPPIIYSPSEAIEVPVEKFRRGFYQGAEVLGGYLADVGGNSAGMNQTFEEARVSFGIPVDVLTGGPVSMDNIIGLRPYFRVDHFDGPDFSDPSLGLPSDIDVPGSVYDTGVTLLNQKKWSEVFSTTLIVSPSIRSDFQTSDNAFRLFGLALLNWKPCPEWTVSAGVVYFDRNDFSLLPAFGVVYQPTPWWKFDFTMPRPRIARRMWKNGGQAEGWAFVGARIGGNTWAVKRDSGESDELTVRGFEILGGYEVIGAGNRGFAVETHYTFGRSIEYDRQDIEIDLTDAVGIRAAWQF